A genomic window from Ruminiclostridium cellulolyticum H10 includes:
- a CDS encoding cysteine hydrolase family protein: protein MNNTALIIVDMVKDFTDPEGLVFYPQNLEILPRIKQVLDECRKHNMLVIFLRHSNRKDKFDKNLVNMRPNCIEGTGGDEIDPMLTVDPVKDYVIKKRRYSGFVGTDLDMVLRENKIQNVILVGTKTNCCIRATVTDAYYLDYTPIVVSDCVATNDETVNQVHLTDIKKYLGKVITSQELFDLLDKGEMV from the coding sequence TTGAATAACACGGCACTTATTATTGTAGACATGGTAAAGGATTTTACAGACCCCGAGGGGCTGGTGTTCTATCCTCAAAATCTCGAAATATTGCCTAGGATAAAACAGGTTCTTGATGAATGTAGGAAACATAATATGCTTGTTATCTTTCTAAGGCACAGCAACAGAAAGGACAAATTTGATAAAAACCTGGTTAACATGCGTCCAAACTGTATTGAAGGCACCGGGGGAGATGAAATAGACCCAATGCTTACGGTTGACCCGGTAAAGGATTATGTAATTAAAAAAAGACGCTACAGCGGTTTTGTGGGCACTGATCTTGACATGGTATTAAGAGAAAATAAAATTCAAAACGTCATATTAGTAGGTACCAAAACCAATTGCTGTATACGGGCCACAGTCACAGATGCATATTACCTGGATTATACACCTATAGTGGTATCTGACTGTGTGGCAACCAATGACGAGACGGTAAATCAGGTCCATTTGACGGACATAAAGAAATATTTGGGCAAGGTAATTACTTCACAGGAGCTTTTCGATCTCCTGGATAAAGGGGAGATGGTCTGA
- a CDS encoding carbohydrate kinase family protein, with translation MKYDVVINGYISLDRIIKTTTPLRYGYTSLVENSDNAKIQYGGCSTNIAYLMAKLNMKSLPMIRVGADDYRETGFYDYLKNAGVCMDAVEIVPDETTSNCYLIADSENNHVTIFYPGAMDKKYAKGMNPEFFAQSKLGVMTVGSYEDNLEFYRQCMAKKVPLVFGMKCDFDAFPEKFFKEVLSSSSIIFCNEGEQGEIQRVFGLNDIRELFDNTAAQIIVTTLGKKGSVYYQKTENGILSHRIAAAEFGSVVDTTGSGDAFMAGFLYGYLKGRSIKDCCSLGSVLSSFIIEKVGCTTNAPSEQEFLERFEKFIEEEV, from the coding sequence ATGAAATATGATGTTGTAATAAACGGATATATCAGCTTGGACAGAATTATTAAAACAACAACTCCTTTAAGATACGGATATACTTCACTGGTTGAGAACAGTGACAATGCCAAGATTCAATATGGAGGATGTTCAACGAATATCGCCTATCTTATGGCAAAGCTTAATATGAAGTCTCTTCCTATGATAAGAGTAGGGGCAGATGACTACAGGGAGACAGGATTTTATGATTATCTAAAAAATGCCGGAGTGTGTATGGATGCGGTTGAGATAGTTCCTGATGAAACAACTTCAAACTGTTACCTTATAGCTGATTCAGAAAATAACCATGTTACGATTTTTTACCCTGGAGCTATGGACAAAAAGTATGCAAAAGGGATGAATCCGGAGTTTTTCGCACAGTCAAAGCTTGGTGTTATGACTGTGGGATCATATGAAGATAATCTTGAATTTTACAGACAGTGTATGGCTAAAAAAGTTCCTCTGGTTTTTGGGATGAAATGTGATTTTGATGCTTTCCCTGAAAAATTCTTTAAAGAGGTTCTCTCTTCCAGCAGTATAATTTTCTGCAATGAAGGAGAACAAGGGGAGATACAGAGGGTATTTGGCCTTAATGACATAAGGGAGCTGTTTGATAACACAGCAGCACAGATTATAGTAACAACACTGGGCAAGAAGGGAAGCGTTTATTACCAAAAGACAGAAAATGGTATTTTATCCCATAGAATAGCAGCCGCTGAGTTTGGTAGTGTGGTTGATACTACTGGTTCAGGTGATGCATTTATGGCGGGCTTCCTGTATGGATATTTAAAGGGCAGAAGCATAAAGGACTGCTGTAGCCTTGGAAGTGTACTTTCATCCTTTATTATTGAAAAGGTTGGGTGTACGACTAATGCTCCTTCTGAACAGGAATTTCTGGAGCGTTTCGAAAAATTTATAGAAGAGGAAGTGTGA
- a CDS encoding nucleoside phosphorylase, whose product METLYAKTQEKDIAKYVLFSGDPWRVETVAGQLEDVKHIAFAREFNTYTGYYKGVRITVTSTGIGAPSAAIAMEEMYQCGMEVAVRMGTTMGLKDDLLGKLIIPTGSMREEATSKTYVPVSYPAVADFDLINCMNKSTLQNNRQYVNGLSCTLDGFYSQMRDSRLSEKMQRDMSETFTALKKYNISAVDMESSCMLVLANLMGIKACIVTMTTVLENLKDFLKGDARTQSEVDLCKIAMDGLVIYHEEVASK is encoded by the coding sequence ATGGAGACTTTATACGCAAAAACACAGGAAAAGGATATAGCAAAATATGTTCTCTTTTCAGGTGACCCTTGGAGAGTTGAGACAGTTGCAGGCCAGTTGGAAGATGTGAAGCATATAGCCTTTGCAAGAGAATTTAACACCTATACAGGCTATTACAAAGGTGTTCGGATTACAGTGACATCAACAGGAATAGGTGCTCCATCGGCTGCAATTGCAATGGAGGAAATGTACCAGTGCGGCATGGAAGTAGCTGTGCGTATGGGAACAACCATGGGGTTAAAGGATGATTTGCTTGGAAAGCTAATTATTCCCACAGGTTCAATGAGAGAGGAAGCTACCAGCAAAACTTATGTACCGGTATCTTATCCTGCGGTAGCGGACTTTGATTTAATCAATTGCATGAATAAAAGTACTTTACAAAACAACAGACAATATGTAAACGGATTATCCTGCACATTGGATGGTTTCTATAGTCAGATGAGGGATTCACGTCTTTCAGAAAAAATGCAGAGGGATATGAGTGAAACATTTACCGCTCTAAAGAAATACAATATATCGGCTGTAGATATGGAATCAAGCTGTATGCTGGTTTTAGCTAATCTAATGGGAATAAAGGCATGTATTGTTACAATGACAACTGTTCTTGAAAATCTGAAGGATTTCTTAAAAGGAGATGCAAGAACACAATCAGAAGTTGATTTGTGCAAAATCGCAATGGATGGACTTGTTATATATCATGAGGAGGTGGCTTCTAAATGA
- a CDS encoding BtpA/SgcQ family protein, with the protein MKGLEFKDKPIVMGMVHCLALPGTPDFCGDMKKITDQAVKEAITLEKSGMDAIIIENMGDNVFGVNMDIEQSCALAAISAIVAQNVNIPIGIDAAMNDYKTALSIAKAIGADFVRIPVFVDTVEFFGGIIQPCAREAMKFRKNIEAENVKIFADIQVKHTHMVLPHVSIEDSAKAAEACGADAIIVTGTHIGVETPIDIIKRVKKVISIPVIAGSGVKTNNIKEQLGIADGAIVGSSLKEGGNIKNPISLELCTELIKALNI; encoded by the coding sequence ATGAAGGGACTAGAATTTAAGGACAAACCTATCGTAATGGGAATGGTTCATTGTCTTGCACTACCTGGAACACCTGATTTTTGCGGTGATATGAAGAAAATAACCGACCAGGCTGTAAAGGAAGCAATAACACTTGAAAAGTCAGGAATGGATGCCATTATTATTGAAAATATGGGCGATAATGTGTTCGGAGTAAACATGGACATTGAACAGTCATGTGCTCTTGCGGCTATAAGTGCTATCGTTGCTCAAAATGTTAATATACCTATCGGTATTGATGCAGCTATGAACGATTACAAAACCGCATTATCCATTGCAAAGGCAATAGGGGCTGATTTCGTAAGAATTCCGGTTTTTGTGGATACAGTAGAATTTTTTGGAGGAATAATCCAACCTTGTGCAAGAGAGGCTATGAAGTTCAGAAAGAACATAGAAGCTGAAAACGTAAAGATATTTGCAGATATCCAGGTTAAGCACACACACATGGTACTACCCCATGTAAGCATTGAGGATTCTGCAAAAGCTGCTGAAGCTTGCGGTGCCGACGCCATAATCGTAACAGGTACCCACATAGGGGTTGAGACTCCCATAGATATTATTAAGAGAGTCAAAAAAGTAATCAGTATACCTGTAATAGCCGGAAGTGGTGTAAAAACAAACAATATAAAGGAACAGCTTGGCATTGCAGACGGTGCCATAGTAGGGTCCAGCCTGAAAGAGGGCGGAAATATAAAAAACCCTATTTCTCTGGAACTTTGTACAGAACTAATAAAAGCATTGAATATATAA
- a CDS encoding iron-containing alcohol dehydrogenase, translated as MMRPMKLAGSQLMFGAGSLAHLKTLTGKRAVIVTGGSSMKKSGILQKTIDYLKEAGIESNVFEGVEPDPLFSTVYRGAEVMKQFQPDIIIGLGGGSAMDAAKAMWVYYEHPGLTTLNDIVPPNVIPKLRNKAILVCIPSTSGTASEVSRSVVITDDETHIKYGVGNMEMMPDIAICDPEVTVTMPAKITAETGMDALTHALEALASNRANYISNIFAKNAAKDIIVNLPKAYSQGNDIGSREIMINASMAAGMAFTNVSLGIVHSMAHTLGSFFGISHGLADAVILPYVMEFNSHNADAKKLYDELAKELGAADLVNVVCELNKSIGIPSHFAELIPDEKKYMDELDAMAEMALKDGCTKTNPVIPSIEQLKELFIKVYKA; from the coding sequence ATGATGAGACCAATGAAACTTGCCGGAAGCCAGCTGATGTTTGGTGCAGGTTCACTTGCACACCTCAAGACCCTGACGGGGAAGAGGGCAGTAATAGTAACTGGCGGCTCAAGCATGAAAAAGAGCGGAATTCTGCAAAAGACCATAGATTATTTAAAGGAAGCTGGAATAGAAAGCAATGTATTTGAAGGGGTTGAGCCTGATCCACTGTTTAGTACGGTTTACAGAGGCGCAGAGGTAATGAAACAGTTCCAGCCTGATATAATTATCGGACTAGGAGGCGGTTCTGCAATGGATGCTGCCAAGGCAATGTGGGTATATTATGAACACCCTGGGCTGACAACACTTAATGACATTGTACCACCAAATGTAATACCAAAGCTAAGGAATAAGGCTATTCTGGTATGTATACCTTCAACCAGCGGTACAGCCAGCGAAGTCAGCCGTTCTGTGGTAATTACCGATGACGAAACCCACATAAAGTATGGGGTAGGAAATATGGAAATGATGCCGGATATCGCAATATGCGATCCCGAGGTTACTGTTACAATGCCGGCAAAAATTACTGCTGAAACAGGTATGGATGCATTAACTCATGCACTGGAAGCACTTGCTTCAAACAGAGCAAATTATATTAGCAATATATTCGCAAAAAACGCAGCAAAGGATATTATAGTAAATCTACCAAAAGCGTACAGCCAAGGTAATGATATTGGAAGCAGGGAAATTATGATAAATGCATCCATGGCTGCGGGAATGGCGTTTACCAATGTTTCATTGGGAATAGTTCATTCTATGGCACACACTTTGGGAAGCTTTTTTGGAATTTCACACGGACTTGCTGATGCTGTGATACTGCCCTATGTGATGGAATTTAATTCACATAATGCTGACGCAAAGAAACTATACGATGAATTGGCAAAAGAGCTAGGTGCGGCGGATTTAGTTAATGTGGTATGCGAGCTGAATAAGTCCATCGGTATTCCAAGCCATTTTGCAGAACTCATACCGGACGAAAAGAAATATATGGATGAGCTGGACGCAATGGCAGAAATGGCTCTAAAGGACGGATGTACTAAAACAAATCCTGTTATTCCTTCAATAGAACAACTCAAGGAACTATTTATTAAAGTATATAAAGCATAA
- a CDS encoding tryptophan synthase subunit alpha — MKLICYLSNGYPTIESSIEIAKDYIDAGCDIIEVDFPSSDPYLEGEYIANRMRDALTVCNDYDKYMDGIIEIKNSHPNTKFILLSYENTILEIGVDRFVKFCVDNDIMDLIYVGKDNREVKSKLIDNGIKISCYVQFHMDENEIRAAVESNGFVYMQAKPTTNNINPKFPTLKHCIDHLKGLGIKREIYCGVGIYAPEDIKMAKEAGADGVFVGSTVLKLQTDIPKMKETIALLKKTCNE; from the coding sequence GTGAAACTAATATGTTATTTATCCAACGGATACCCAACAATAGAGTCAAGCATAGAGATTGCTAAGGACTATATTGACGCAGGCTGTGATATAATCGAGGTGGATTTTCCTTCCTCTGACCCATACCTTGAAGGGGAGTATATCGCAAATAGAATGAGAGATGCCCTTACAGTCTGCAATGATTATGACAAGTATATGGACGGAATTATTGAGATAAAGAATAGTCATCCTAATACCAAATTTATACTATTGTCATATGAAAATACAATTCTTGAAATAGGTGTTGACCGTTTTGTAAAATTCTGCGTTGACAATGATATAATGGACCTTATCTATGTAGGAAAAGACAATCGGGAAGTAAAAAGCAAGCTGATTGACAACGGTATAAAGATATCCTGCTACGTTCAATTTCACATGGATGAAAATGAAATACGGGCAGCAGTTGAGTCAAACGGATTTGTTTATATGCAGGCTAAGCCTACTACCAATAACATTAATCCAAAATTTCCAACTCTCAAGCACTGCATAGATCACTTGAAGGGCCTTGGAATAAAAAGGGAGATATACTGCGGTGTAGGTATATACGCACCCGAAGATATAAAAATGGCTAAGGAAGCCGGAGCTGACGGTGTTTTTGTGGGAAGTACTGTATTGAAGCTTCAAACAGACATACCAAAGATGAAAGAAACAATTGCTTTATTAAAAAAGACTTGCAACGAGTAA
- a CDS encoding SurA N-terminal domain-containing protein: MVHGNNRKKVVIIAVTAVILIFGIVGYTFSKSESAAKFFGIKQSQTLTKAGKDIVATINGENITKKGFNTYKAMINSENKLSDKEILDRIVESHVVYTQAVKEGFRVSDHQVEAAIKSAREEISMDSKQYKAFKEYISGLKMSEDEYWESVKPTYKKALIRGAYKNALKQKFKKVKLEDPNEVNSKFSEFYDREIKDLISQAKIQSFLK; encoded by the coding sequence ATGGTACATGGTAATAATAGAAAAAAGGTAGTTATCATAGCAGTTACAGCCGTTATTTTAATATTCGGTATAGTTGGGTATACTTTTTCAAAAAGTGAGAGTGCTGCAAAATTCTTTGGAATAAAGCAATCACAGACATTAACTAAAGCCGGGAAGGACATAGTTGCAACTATTAATGGTGAAAATATAACTAAAAAAGGCTTTAACACTTACAAAGCAATGATAAATAGTGAAAATAAGTTGTCAGATAAAGAAATATTGGACAGAATAGTTGAAAGCCACGTAGTTTATACGCAAGCTGTTAAAGAGGGATTTCGCGTATCTGACCACCAGGTTGAAGCTGCTATAAAATCGGCTCGGGAAGAAATAAGTATGGACAGTAAGCAATATAAAGCATTTAAGGAATACATAAGCGGGTTGAAAATGAGTGAGGATGAATACTGGGAAAGTGTTAAACCTACTTATAAAAAAGCTTTGATACGTGGGGCTTATAAAAATGCATTAAAGCAAAAGTTTAAAAAGGTTAAGTTGGAAGATCCCAATGAAGTTAATTCTAAATTTTCTGAATTTTATGATCGGGAAATAAAAGACTTAATAAGTCAGGCAAAAATACAGTCGTTCTTGAAATAA
- a CDS encoding bis-aminopropyl spermidine synthase family protein, translated as MQDVQDIVFKVYENVHLEEGIVVLKNFLVNAYMYRGTSVKEMSRMLNLPVPVVSAIKNEFKKNGIVDLSNGIGLTKNGEIYVKDVLGYKNADTDVLKDILENTGIDLSRFEKEIEELGAIYQNRPEVDVEVDQSKCTAETGMKRAVLMLKSGCLIGKKIACIGDDDLTSIAIVLLLKHIAVSDNLSGMADITVFDIDKRILSYIKKVSEEYKIDIECIQHDLCNPIDNQYKNKFDCITTDPPYTLNGLNLFLSRGISVLKKESNLSVFLSFAHKTPQIRFLMQQLFVNEGLILSNIYPKFNVYEGAQILGGVSDLMILTTTAQYTKELISGIFSDEIYTGKFKQTIRTYECKQCSEKYLVGMNQKITTIEQLKSQGCLKCPANKFNLIRKG; from the coding sequence ATGCAAGATGTGCAGGATATTGTTTTTAAAGTATATGAAAATGTACACTTGGAAGAAGGAATAGTAGTCCTCAAGAATTTCCTTGTAAATGCGTATATGTACAGGGGTACTTCCGTAAAGGAAATGTCCCGTATGTTGAATTTACCAGTTCCTGTTGTGTCTGCGATTAAAAATGAATTTAAAAAGAATGGGATTGTAGATTTAAGCAACGGCATAGGTTTGACAAAGAATGGAGAAATCTATGTGAAGGATGTACTGGGGTATAAAAATGCCGATACGGATGTTCTGAAGGATATTTTGGAAAATACTGGTATTGACCTTTCAAGGTTTGAAAAAGAGATTGAAGAGTTGGGAGCGATTTACCAAAACAGGCCTGAAGTCGATGTTGAGGTGGACCAATCCAAGTGTACAGCGGAAACAGGGATGAAAAGGGCTGTACTCATGCTTAAATCAGGCTGCCTGATAGGCAAAAAAATTGCTTGTATTGGAGACGATGATTTAACAAGTATAGCTATTGTTTTATTGTTAAAGCATATAGCAGTAAGTGACAACTTAAGCGGTATGGCGGATATTACTGTTTTTGATATAGATAAACGGATATTGTCTTATATAAAAAAAGTTTCCGAAGAATATAAGATAGACATAGAATGTATACAGCATGATTTATGCAATCCCATTGATAATCAGTACAAAAATAAGTTTGATTGCATTACTACTGATCCACCGTATACATTAAACGGACTGAACCTATTTTTAAGCAGAGGTATTTCGGTTCTAAAAAAAGAATCAAATCTAAGTGTGTTTTTGTCCTTTGCACATAAAACTCCTCAGATTAGGTTTTTAATGCAGCAGTTATTTGTGAACGAAGGTTTGATTTTGTCAAATATATATCCCAAATTTAATGTTTACGAAGGAGCACAAATACTTGGCGGTGTGAGCGACCTTATGATTCTTACCACTACTGCCCAGTATACAAAAGAATTAATTTCCGGCATATTCAGCGATGAAATATATACCGGGAAGTTTAAACAGACAATCAGAACATATGAGTGTAAGCAATGCAGTGAGAAATATTTGGTTGGAATGAATCAGAAAATTACAACGATTGAACAGCTTAAATCACAGGGATGTTTAAAATGCCCTGCAAATAAGTTTAATTTAATAAGAAAAGGATAG
- a CDS encoding GNAT family N-acetyltransferase, whose translation MENINIRPIKETDIPVIAEFEKEICIISFGDTAVTDLDVHQKKLLKSHKKNPEGMFVLTVHEKVAGWLWMDEKINFLTNEKYINFRSFYIEKNFQGSELSVKLMEFAMEFCKSVQANMVVGKVYIDNISMRALYKKFGFKPTHLTMEYKFD comes from the coding sequence ATGGAAAACATTAATATAAGGCCAATAAAAGAAACAGATATACCTGTTATTGCGGAATTTGAAAAGGAGATATGCATTATTTCTTTTGGAGATACTGCGGTAACCGACCTTGATGTTCACCAAAAAAAGCTCTTAAAGAGTCATAAGAAAAATCCGGAAGGAATGTTTGTTTTAACAGTACATGAAAAAGTAGCAGGATGGCTGTGGATGGATGAGAAAATTAATTTTCTGACAAACGAAAAATATATTAATTTCCGTAGTTTTTATATAGAAAAAAATTTTCAGGGTTCAGAACTAAGTGTGAAATTAATGGAGTTTGCAATGGAATTTTGCAAAAGTGTACAAGCAAATATGGTTGTGGGTAAGGTCTATATTGACAACATATCCATGAGGGCATTGTATAAGAAGTTCGGATTCAAACCGACTCATTTGACCATGGAGTATAAATTTGACTGA
- a CDS encoding HAD-IIIC family phosphatase — MIKCIVWDLDDTVWDGTLKYNYDVKVKDDILSTIKMADQLGIIQTIASRNDYSAAMDKIRELNIDKYFLNPEISDSSKADSIKRISVHFNISPDSIAFVDDNDFELYEVKRFLPEVMVYNIKDIHFLEAQIKSLADTFPSLSNHRELMEKREKRIQAEKAFIGTREEFLKECGMTLIIRTFKENDLNRVFELVHRTNQMNNLQTRLDLDSLKKYGMDKNKAILVCELSDIFGEHGIVGASLFSLNGRKAVLDLFCISCRVEGRGIGTAFLNGAMVSLKKYKSDIRCFECNYEKKENNKSAYLLLKLLGFETRVKTGKKFLLQIASEEVKEMVIEWLKIVYGENK, encoded by the coding sequence ATGATTAAGTGCATTGTTTGGGATTTGGATGATACTGTTTGGGATGGTACATTAAAATATAATTATGATGTCAAGGTCAAGGATGATATTTTAAGTACAATAAAGATGGCAGACCAACTGGGTATTATACAGACTATCGCCAGCAGAAACGATTATTCGGCTGCCATGGATAAAATAAGGGAATTGAATATAGATAAGTATTTTTTAAATCCTGAAATATCGGATAGCTCAAAAGCCGACAGTATTAAAAGAATATCCGTTCATTTCAATATAAGCCCGGACAGCATTGCGTTTGTGGATGATAATGACTTTGAGCTCTATGAAGTAAAGAGATTCTTGCCGGAAGTAATGGTCTATAATATAAAGGATATACATTTTCTGGAAGCACAAATAAAGTCCTTAGCCGATACATTTCCTTCTTTATCGAACCACAGAGAGCTAATGGAAAAGAGAGAAAAAAGGATACAGGCAGAAAAGGCATTTATCGGCACAAGGGAAGAATTTTTAAAAGAGTGCGGCATGACCCTTATAATCCGTACATTCAAAGAGAACGATCTTAACCGCGTTTTTGAATTGGTACACAGGACAAACCAAATGAATAATTTGCAGACACGATTAGATCTGGATTCTTTAAAAAAATATGGTATGGATAAGAACAAGGCTATATTGGTTTGCGAGCTTTCTGATATTTTTGGAGAACATGGTATTGTCGGAGCAAGTCTGTTCAGCTTGAATGGCCGGAAGGCGGTTTTGGACTTATTCTGTATTTCCTGCCGTGTTGAAGGAAGGGGTATAGGAACCGCATTTCTCAACGGTGCCATGGTTAGTCTGAAAAAGTATAAATCTGATATAAGATGCTTTGAATGTAATTATGAGAAAAAAGAAAATAATAAATCCGCATACCTGCTCTTAAAGCTTCTGGGATTTGAAACAAGGGTAAAAACGGGGAAAAAGTTTTTACTTCAAATAGCTTCCGAGGAAGTCAAAGAGATGGTAATTGAATGGTTAAAAATAGTATATGGAGAGAACAAATGA
- a CDS encoding acyl carrier protein: MKEQIYNQVCEILEEVIEKKKNIIDENTVLLGQGGIMDSLTITRFINKVESKFQVDIIEEDLELKCLETVGSLTEFLYDGGNK; the protein is encoded by the coding sequence ATGAAGGAACAAATATACAATCAGGTCTGTGAAATACTAGAAGAAGTAATTGAAAAAAAGAAAAATATAATTGATGAAAATACAGTTCTGCTCGGACAGGGTGGAATTATGGATTCTTTAACAATTACCCGGTTTATTAATAAAGTAGAGAGTAAATTTCAAGTAGATATAATCGAAGAGGACTTGGAACTGAAATGCCTGGAAACCGTAGGCAGCTTGACTGAATTTTTGTATGATGGCGGGAATAAATGA
- the rfbB gene encoding dTDP-glucose 4,6-dehydratase has product MKTYLITGGAGFIGSNFIRYMLKNYNDIFIINVDKLTYAGNLDNLTGAPINDTNYKFCCCDICDKDKIEEIFKLHKIDYVVNFAAESHVDRSMTNTKEFIETNITGTVNLMNAAKKAWEIREDEYINGVKFLQISTDEVYGSCTECCSEESPLNPHNPYSCSKAAADFYVKFYWDAYKFPVSITRSSNNYGPYQYPEKLIPLMIHNTIENLMLPVYGDGMQMRDWIYVEDNCRAIDLVLHKGEQGEIYNIATEKKYHNRFVVDKILTYIKGEVREDMILHVRDRKASDLCYSISTKKIREKLGWSPSVNFDNGLDKTIQWYLDNKDWMDRSLMTNIL; this is encoded by the coding sequence ATGAAAACTTATTTAATAACAGGTGGAGCAGGATTCATAGGTTCTAATTTTATCAGGTATATGTTAAAAAATTATAATGACATTTTTATAATTAATGTAGACAAGCTCACTTATGCAGGCAACCTAGACAATTTAACAGGAGCTCCGATTAATGATACAAACTATAAGTTTTGCTGCTGTGATATTTGCGACAAAGATAAAATAGAAGAGATATTTAAACTACATAAAATTGATTATGTAGTTAATTTTGCCGCAGAGAGCCACGTAGACCGCTCCATGACCAACACAAAGGAATTTATCGAAACCAATATAACGGGAACCGTCAACTTGATGAATGCTGCGAAGAAAGCATGGGAAATCAGAGAGGATGAATATATCAATGGGGTCAAGTTTCTTCAAATATCAACAGATGAGGTGTATGGTTCTTGTACTGAATGTTGTTCAGAAGAATCTCCTTTGAACCCACATAACCCCTATTCTTGCAGCAAGGCGGCTGCTGATTTTTATGTCAAATTCTATTGGGATGCCTACAAGTTCCCTGTCAGTATTACACGAAGCTCAAACAATTACGGCCCATACCAATATCCGGAGAAGCTTATTCCGCTGATGATACATAATACAATAGAGAACCTCATGCTTCCGGTATATGGTGACGGTATGCAAATGAGGGATTGGATATATGTTGAAGACAATTGCAGAGCAATAGATCTGGTTTTACATAAGGGCGAACAAGGTGAAATTTACAATATAGCTACAGAGAAAAAATATCATAACCGTTTTGTTGTAGATAAGATTTTGACTTATATAAAAGGGGAAGTGCGTGAGGACATGATTCTTCATGTGCGGGATAGAAAGGCATCAGACCTTTGCTACAGTATCAGTACTAAAAAGATCCGGGAGAAACTGGGGTGGAGTCCATCCGTGAATTTCGATAATGGACTTGACAAAACAATACAGTGGTACCTGGATAACAAAGATTGGATGGACAGGTCCCTAATGACAAATATCTTGTAA
- the speD gene encoding adenosylmethionine decarboxylase translates to MRPKSNCLVEAKEEQYKFIGTHILGDLYGISNEKLENIDFLEKVVTDGIMKANASCHGIQVKKFNTGGITLIALLAESHVSVHTYPEYNSTFIDAFTCGEHCNPQLIIDTIVEGLKPQKVIINQVRRGKNKRIRYIKSD, encoded by the coding sequence GTGAGGCCAAAAAGCAACTGCTTGGTTGAAGCCAAAGAAGAACAATATAAATTTATAGGAACACATATATTGGGGGATCTATACGGAATATCCAACGAAAAATTGGAGAATATAGATTTCCTTGAAAAGGTAGTTACGGATGGTATAATGAAAGCCAATGCATCATGTCATGGAATTCAAGTTAAGAAGTTTAATACAGGGGGAATTACCTTGATAGCACTATTGGCTGAGTCTCATGTTTCGGTTCATACGTACCCCGAATACAATTCAACATTTATAGATGCATTTACTTGCGGTGAACACTGCAATCCGCAGTTAATTATTGATACAATTGTAGAAGGGCTGAAACCGCAAAAAGTTATTATCAACCAAGTAAGGCGAGGAAAAAATAAACGGATACGCTATATTAAATCTGATTAA